The genomic window TCATAAATTAACTCGAAAGCCAGGCCTCTGCTTCTACTTTTTGATCTCTGGCAAATGCTTTGATTTCAAGACCTGGAATCAAATGCCCTTCAAACTCGCTTGCTTTTTTCAACCAGGTTTTGTCAGTTAGAATTGCTGCCCGATCAAATTTTCTGATAAGACCAAACATGGCGGGAAAACGAGAAAACTCAACCGCAATTGCACCCAGGGATGGCAGGTGAAAGTCGATTATTTCATAAAGCATTTTTCCGTTTTCAATGTCTTGGGATTTGTCGGAAAGTTCGTCTAATGCCACTTTCATTTCTTCAGTGTTTAATTCGCCGCTTAATTCAATATCCAGGCGATCAGGACCGATTTTCTTTACTTTAAACATGACAACTCCTGTTTCTCAATGTAATAGACAGCTAACGATTTGCGTTTCAGGCGCAAACGCCGGTCCGTCGGCTGCATCCGCCTGTTTAATATATGGTGGATTTGCGAAAAACAAAATAAAATCAAATAGAAAGGGCTCAAATGATACATACCAGGATTGACACGGAAACTCAAGCGGACATTAAAATTTTTGGCAAAATCGATGATTGTTTCAACTTGCGGGGGGAAATTTCTTCAGGGGCATTGCAACCAACGACCATACATCTCAAGCATCCCGGATCGGCA from Desulfotignum phosphitoxidans DSM 13687 includes these protein-coding regions:
- a CDS encoding SpoIIAA family protein translates to MFKVKKIGPDRLDIELSGELNTEEMKVALDELSDKSQDIENGKMLYEIIDFHLPSLGAIAVEFSRFPAMFGLIRKFDRAAILTDKTWLKKASEFEGHLIPGLEIKAFARDQKVEAEAWLSS